TCGGCGGACTGGCTGCTGGGCCTGTCGGACCGCCCCGAGAGCGCCGCCGACCTGCTGTCGACCAGCCTCAGCCTGACCGAAGCCCCGCGCGCGCTGGTCGATCAGCGCATCTTCGACTGGCACAAGGAGGCCGCCGGCTACAAGATCCGGCATGTGCCCGCCGCCCTGCCCGACATGCTCAAGACCCGCGCGTTGCTGGAATGGGAATACAAGCCGCATCTGGGCCGCACCGCCGACCAGGCCATCGGCGCCTCCGAGGACCGGCTGAGCTGGATGCGGCGGGCGCGGTCGGATTATGAAATCGCCCTGCCCGCCTATGAACTGGCCAGCTTCGCCGACGGCACCGGTTACTATGCCGGGCTGCCCGCCGCGCTGCGGGCCGAGCAGCTGGACCGGCTGGCGGCGCTGAGCGAACAGCTCTATCCGCGGCTGCGGCTCTACCTGTTCGACGCCAAGCGGCTCTATTCCGCGCCGATCACCATTTTCGGCCCGCTGCTATGCGTGTTCTACGCGGGCGGGCATTACCTGGCCTTCCGCGACCGCGACCGGATCGAAACCTTCACCAGCCATTTCGACCGGCTGGTGCGCGAGGCCGACCTGTCGGCACGGGACCTGCCCGACCACCTGCACGGGCTGCGGCGCCGGGTCGCCTGAGGATCAGCCGCGCGCGCCCGTCCCTGCCAGCAGGCGCCGGGCGGTATCGGCGCAGGTCGCGACATGGGTGGCATAGCCGCCACGGATCGCCGCCAGCATCGGCCGCACCCGGTTTGCCCCCGACCCGACCAGCAGCGCCATGTCCTTGCCGCGCATCTCGTCCAGCGACACGCCGATCATGCGCTCCTCGGATTCGGTGACGACCGGGTTTCCGTCGCCGTCGATCAGCCGGCCGCAGATCACGCCGGCCGCGCCGCGCGTAGCGACCTCCTGCGCCAGGCTGTCGGCGTCGATCAGCCCGGTGCGCACCACATGGCTGCCCGAATGGCAGGTGCCGCAGGCGAAAAGCACCTTGTTGCAGCCCGCCACCGCGCGCAGCTGCTCGGCGATCACCGGTTCATTGCGCAGCCGGTCGGCCAGGTCGCGATCCGACAGCAGCAGCGGCACATGCAGGTTGACGCAATGCGCATCGAACCGCCGCGCCAGCGTCGCCGAACAGGTTTCGGCGGCAAAACCCAGCGCGGCGGGGCGGGAGCCCACCAGCTGCACCACCGTCAGGTCGGCCAGCGCCACCCGCGGCGCCGCCTCGGCGATGCGATAGACGGTTTCGCCCCAGGCCACGCCCAGCCTGTCGCCGGGGCCGAGCAGGCGCGGCAGCCATTCGCCCGCCGCGACCGTCACCCGTTCCAGGCTGCGGCCCGGTTCCGCCATGTCCGGCGGCACCACCAGCGCGTCGGCCAGGCCGAACCGGTCGACTAGGTCGCGGGCAAGCTCGTGGGTCCGGAATATCTCGGGTTCCAGCGTGACCCGGACATAGCCGCGCCGCCGCGCCTCGGACAGGTAGTTGACCACGCTGGCGCGGCTGACCCCGAGCCGGCGCGCGATGTCCTGCTGGTTCATGCCGCAGCGGTAATAGCACCATGCGGCCTCGACGATCGCATCGCCGGGCGGTAACCGGCCGGAGGGCGTCACGCCGTCGTCGCTGACCCTGCGCTGACCGCCCCCCACCGATCAGACAGCCGCGGCAAGGTCGGGAAACAGCGCCGCCAGCGCCTCGGGCGAGGCGTCGCAGACGCCGCGTTCGGTGATCAGCCCGGTGACCAGCCGCCGGGGCGTCACGTCAAAGGCCGGGTTGCCGCCGGGCGTGCCCTCGGGCGTGACCTGCACCACCTCCAGCCCGCCATCCGCGCCCGCGCCCTGCACATGGGTGATCTCGCGTCCGGTGCGTTCCTCGATCGGGATCTCGGCCACCCCGTCCGACACCCGCCAGTCGATGGTCGGCGACGGCAGCGCCACATAGAACGGCACCCCGTTGTCCTGCGCCGCCAGCGCCTTGAGATAGGTCCCGATCTTGTTGCACACATCGCCCGCGCGGGTGGTGCGGTCGGTCCCGGTGATCACCATGTCGACCTGCCCGTGCTGCATCAGGTGGCCGCCGGCATTGTCCACCACATAGGTATGCGGCACCCCGTGGCTGCCCAGTTCCCAGGCGGTCAGCGCCCCCTGGTTGCGCGGGCGGGTCTCATCGACCCAGACATGCAGCGGGATACCGGCATCATGGGCCTGGTACATGGGCGAGGTGGCGGTGCCCCAGTCCACCGTCGCCAGCCACCCGGCGTTGCAATGGGTCAGCAGGTGCACCGGTTCGCCCGCCGGTTTGCGCGCGGCGATGTCACGGATGATCCGCAACCCGTGTTCGCCGATACGGCGGTTGATCTCGACATCCTCGTCGGCGATGTCATGCGCCAGCTGCAGCGCCGCGGCGGCGCGGTCGCCCACGGGCAGCGGGCGCAGCAGGTCGCGGGCGCGATCCAGCGCCCAGCGCAGGTTGATCGCCGTGGGCCGGGTGGCGTGCAGGAAATCCCAGGTCCGGTCCATGTTCGCATCCGTGGCGTCCTGGGCCATGGCCAGCGCCATGCCATAGGCCGCCGTCGCCCCGATCAGCGGCGCACCGCGCACCTGCATCTCGACGATGGCAAAGGCATAGTCATCGAGCGTGTCGAGCTGATGAACCCGGAATTCATGGGGCAGCAGGCGCTGTTCGATGATCTGCACCGCGCCCTTCGCATCGTCCCACCAGAGCGACCGGTAATGCGTTCCGTTGACCTTCATAGGATGTCCTTCCCGTTGTAGTCGCGGGCCAGCGCGATCAGCGCGGCGGTATCGGGGATCGCCTCGGCACGCAGGATCAGCTCGGCCCCCATCGCCAGGTTTCGCGCCTCGAGCCGCGCCCGGAGCCGCGTATCCGCGATATCCTCGAAATCGGCGTTATGGGCCAGCGACAGGCAGCGCCGGTGCATCTCGATCCCGCAGATCGCGACTGCATCCTGCCAGATGTCGCGCAGCAGCGCCTCGCGCGCCGGCGCCGAATCGTGGCCCTGATCCTCGAACAGGGCGGCAGGATACAGCATCCCGGTCCGCTCCGTCTCCCACAGGTGGGCAAATTCCGCCTCGAAATCCGCCACGGTGTCGGAGATCACCGACAGGATCCAGTCCTGATAGCGGTCCGGATCCCCGCCGCGATGGGCGGGCTGGCTGAAATAGGCCATCAGGAAATTAGCGATCAGCATCCCGATATCGAATCCCAGCGGCCCGTATTGAACGAACTCGGGGTCGATCACCTTCACCTCGGTATCGGTGGCCATGATCGAGCCGGAATGCAGGTCGCCATGCACCATCGTTTCGGTGTTCGAGGCGAATTTCATCAGCGCCCGCTGCGCCCGCGCCTTGAGCGCCGCATTGCCGCGAATGCCGGCAATCACGGGGTCGAGCCCCTCGGTATGATTGTTCATCCCGGCGTCGAAATAGGGATCGGTGAACACCAGCGCCTCGGTGATGGCCGGGATCTCGACATTGCCGGCGAACAGCGCCACGTCGGCCTTCTTGTCGGCGCTGCGCATCGACAGTTCGGACCCGCGGAACGCGGTGCGCGCGCAGAACCGCCCGAGGAACGCGCCCAGCCCCTCGACCCGTTCGCCATTGATCAGCTTGCGCCGCAGGATCAGGTGCGGCGACAGGTATTCCATCACGATCAGCGCCTGCGCCTCGTCGAAATGGAACACCCGCGGCACCGATCCGGGGTCGCGCTCGGCCTGGCGGGTCAGCGCGTGATATTCATAGAAGGCGCGGTAGAGCGGCAG
This is a stretch of genomic DNA from Pukyongiella litopenaei. It encodes these proteins:
- a CDS encoding helix-turn-helix domain-containing protein; translation: MTEKVDKRQRAALFRTRLARAMQEAGSNQSALARAIGVDRSTVSQLLGDAGARLPNAHVVGACASALGVSADWLLGLSDRPESAADLLSTSLSLTEAPRALVDQRIFDWHKEAAGYKIRHVPAALPDMLKTRALLEWEYKPHLGRTADQAIGASEDRLSWMRRARSDYEIALPAYELASFADGTGYYAGLPAALRAEQLDRLAALSEQLYPRLRLYLFDAKRLYSAPITIFGPLLCVFYAGGHYLAFRDRDRIETFTSHFDRLVREADLSARDLPDHLHGLRRRVA
- a CDS encoding sugar-binding transcriptional regulator, coding for MGGGQRRVSDDGVTPSGRLPPGDAIVEAAWCYYRCGMNQQDIARRLGVSRASVVNYLSEARRRGYVRVTLEPEIFRTHELARDLVDRFGLADALVVPPDMAEPGRSLERVTVAAGEWLPRLLGPGDRLGVAWGETVYRIAEAAPRVALADLTVVQLVGSRPAALGFAAETCSATLARRFDAHCVNLHVPLLLSDRDLADRLRNEPVIAEQLRAVAGCNKVLFACGTCHSGSHVVRTGLIDADSLAQEVATRGAAGVICGRLIDGDGNPVVTESEERMIGVSLDEMRGKDMALLVGSGANRVRPMLAAIRGGYATHVATCADTARRLLAGTGARG
- the mtnA gene encoding S-methyl-5-thioribose-1-phosphate isomerase, yielding MKVNGTHYRSLWWDDAKGAVQIIEQRLLPHEFRVHQLDTLDDYAFAIVEMQVRGAPLIGATAAYGMALAMAQDATDANMDRTWDFLHATRPTAINLRWALDRARDLLRPLPVGDRAAAALQLAHDIADEDVEINRRIGEHGLRIIRDIAARKPAGEPVHLLTHCNAGWLATVDWGTATSPMYQAHDAGIPLHVWVDETRPRNQGALTAWELGSHGVPHTYVVDNAGGHLMQHGQVDMVITGTDRTTRAGDVCNKIGTYLKALAAQDNGVPFYVALPSPTIDWRVSDGVAEIPIEERTGREITHVQGAGADGGLEVVQVTPEGTPGGNPAFDVTPRRLVTGLITERGVCDASPEALAALFPDLAAAV
- the mtnK gene encoding S-methyl-5-thioribose kinase, coding for MTTSDAYEPLTPETLGPRLAGLAPVAAQVGADPERWTVREVGDGNLNLVFIVEGPNGAVVVKQALPYVRLVGDSWPLPLYRAFYEYHALTRQAERDPGSVPRVFHFDEAQALIVMEYLSPHLILRRKLINGERVEGLGAFLGRFCARTAFRGSELSMRSADKKADVALFAGNVEIPAITEALVFTDPYFDAGMNNHTEGLDPVIAGIRGNAALKARAQRALMKFASNTETMVHGDLHSGSIMATDTEVKVIDPEFVQYGPLGFDIGMLIANFLMAYFSQPAHRGGDPDRYQDWILSVISDTVADFEAEFAHLWETERTGMLYPAALFEDQGHDSAPAREALLRDIWQDAVAICGIEMHRRCLSLAHNADFEDIADTRLRARLEARNLAMGAELILRAEAIPDTAALIALARDYNGKDIL